The DNA window GGCCTCTGGTACCATCTCTATTGCGTGCGTCGGGCACACGTTGGCGCAGATGCCGCACCCCTTGCAGTACTCATAGTCAACGTAAACATAATCGTCCTCCCTCCGCAATATAGTGTCCTCGGGGCAGTAGAGCCAGCAGAAGAGGCACTTGATGCACTTGTCAAGGTGCACCACAGGCCTCTCCGTCCTCCAGAGGCCTGTCTTGCCTGACGAGCCCTCGGCCGGATATGATATGGGAACCATCCAGTATGTCCTTGGCTTCTCAACTTGAGCTTCCGTAGCTAGTCCCCTCCTAATGTACCCGTTACTGAATACCAAACACGAGTGTAAATAAGCTTTTTATA is part of the Acidilobus sp. 7A genome and encodes:
- a CDS encoding 4Fe-4S binding protein encodes the protein MVPISYPAEGSSGKTGLWRTERPVVHLDKCIKCLFCWLYCPEDTILRREDDYVYVDYEYCKGCGICANVCPTHAIEMVPEAPGGEGA